In the Halorubrum ruber genome, CGATCGACCTGTTGTACTGTGACCTCCCCCTCGACGGGGGAACCCCGGTCGCGGACTCCGATCCGGTCGAGACCCCTCGCCGCGCGGCCGCGGACGGTCGGTCGGCCCCGGCGGTTAGCGTCTTCGAGGGGAGCCAAAGCGTCGCGATCGGAGCCGACGCGGTCCGACGCGGCGGCACCGGCTCCGCGGTGATCGACGGTCGGATTCCGGACGACCGGATACGAACGCTAGTTGAGCTACTTGCCTCCGTGGGTCTCGCGCTCGACACGTCCCTCGCTACGCTACAACTCTCCGGTCGGTCCCCCGTCCGGTTCGCGGGCGACTCCGCTACGGTCGTGGTCCCTCCGAATCCCCCTACGCCCCGGCTCTCATTCTTCGAGTCCGTGACGGAATCGGAACACCGCCTCACGTGGCGAACGGTGCTTTCCCCCGCCTCGTGGCTCGGAGCGGAGCATCAGATCGTGTACGACTGTTTCGATGACAAGACCCGGCTCATCGGTCGCGACCCGACGGAGCGGCCGACCCTCCCCTCCGAAGTGGTGGTCGACTGGTCGACCGAGCCCGACACCACGCTGTTCCTCAACGGTCAGTTCGTGTCCCCGAATGTCGATCTTACGGTCAAGGACGTCGAAGAGTCGGCTCGCCGGGCGCTCGCGGCCGACGATTCGAGCGCTGACGCTCCGACCGAACTCCGCGCCGATTCCGAGTGCCACGACTAACTCCCCGTCCACGGCCGACAACCGGTCCGGTCCGCAGCGGTCCTGTCGGGCGCTCCCGGGACCTCGTTTCCGCCGACATCTTTTATTCTCCGGACGACGAACCGCCGCGTATGCCCCAGATACACCTCGACGAGGAGACGGTCGAGCGGCTGGACGCGCTCCGGGTCGACGACGAGGAGTACGACGAGATCGTCAGCGAGCTCATCAGCATCTACGAGGCGGAGGAGCTCACTCTGTTCCGCGGTAGCGACGTGGAGTAACGAGCCGGGGCGAGCGGCCGCCGAGCGGCCGAACTGCGGGGTCGGCTACTCCTGATACGCGACGCGGACCTGTTCCCACTTCCCGACTTCCTCTAAGTGCGCCTGTAGCTCGTCGGCGTACTCCTGAACGAGGCGCTCGGCGGCCTCCAGTTCCTCGTCCGAGGGACCGCCGGATCCGCCCCCGCCGCCGAGCCCGAGCGCGCCCTTGATCGAGTCGACGACGCCGCCCGACCCGCCGGAGTCGCCGGCGCCGTCGCCGCCGGGAGCGCCGCCCATCCCCGCCATCTGCGACCGGAGGTTCTCCAGTTCGGGCATGATCGCCGGGAGGCTCGACGTGTCTGCGACGACCCGGGCGGCCTCGGGGTCGTCGGCGTTCTCGATCTCGAACTCCGTGGCCGTCATGATCAGTCCCCACTCCTGGCTGGAGAAGCGCGACGCCGCGACGCGCTCGTTGAACTGGTTGTCGACGGTCATCCGCTCGCCGACGATGGCGTCGGTCCACTCGCTCATACGCCTCCGTTCGCCGGTCGTGGTGAAAAGTCCGTCCCCCTGCGGCGAGCCGGGGCCCCAGTCGCCCGGGTCGTGCCCGAGACGAGCCCGAGCGGCGTCAGATCCGCGTCCGCTACCACCGCCGCAGGTCCTCGAACGCGCCGCCCGCGAGCCCCGGACCGGTCGGGACCGCGATCTGCCCGTCCGCGATCGGACAGGGATCGGACGCCAAGTCCTCGTCGAGCAGCGACCCGGTCGCGAGCCCGCACGGGGGGACGTCGGGTGTCGCGGCCGCAACGTGGACTGCGGCCGTCCGCGCGACGACCGCGTCGATCGTGGTGGTGACGACGGGGTCGACGCCCGCCCGCTGCGCCCGCAACGCGGCCGCGAGCGCGCGGTCCGGGCCGCCGAGCGCCATCGGCTTGAGAACGACCGCGTCCGCGGCGTCCGCGTCCAGCACCGCGTCGACCCCGCGGGCCGCGACCGACTCGTCGACGGCGATCCGGACCGCGCCGCCCGCGCCGTCGGTCGGGCCGCGCTCGCGGAGCGCCGCCAGCCCGTCGAGGTCGTCCGCCGGGAGCGGCTGTTCGACGTACGCGAGGTCGAACGCGGCCAGCGCGTCGAGCGCGCGGCGAGCTGTTTCCCGGTCCCACGCGCCGTTCGCGTCCGCGCGGAGCGAGACCGCGTCACCGATCGCCTCGCGGACCGCGCGGACGCGCTCGATGTCCGCGTCGACGTCGCGGGCACCGACCTTCAGCTTGAGGCAGTCGAACCCCGAATCGACCGCCCGCCTCGCCTCGGCAGCGGTCTCGTCCGGCGACCCGTCGCCGACGGTCGCGTTGACCGGGACGGCATCCGCGGGCGTCGCGGTTACACCGGCCGCGTCCGCGAGCCGGTCCGCGAGTCGCGCTCCCGCGTCGCGGGCGGCGGCGTCGGCGAGCGCGAGGGAGATGCCGTGTCGCGCGGCCGGCGTCGACGCCGCGTCGAGTACCTCCAGCGGCGACTCGGACCCACCCTGCCCGCCCACTCCGTCGAGCGCCGCCGCACACGCCTCGCGTGACTCCGTCCACCCCGGAAGCGGGGTCGCCTCGCCGAGGCCGACCGCGCCGCCTCTGTCGCCCCCCGCGCTGTCCCCGTCGCTCCCGCGTTCGACCGCGATCAGGAACCCTTCTCGCCGACGGATCGCTCCGCGGGCGGTGCCGAGCGGGCGGATCAGGTCGAGCGCGAACGACCGGTGTCGCATCGCGCGAACCGGACTCTCGCCGCGGGGATCGTCGTCGATCACACCGCGAGGCCGACGGCGAACGCGACGGCGTACGCCGCGAGCAGCTTGCCGGTCGATTCGAGTGCGGGGTTGAGTGCCTCGCCCGAGGTCTCGGTCAGCACCGTCCGCGCGACGGCCGCCGCCAGCGGGAGGGTGACGAGGGGGAGCAGCGTCGCGAGGCCCTCGCCGCGCGCGACGAACCACAGCGGGGCGAGGTAGGCGGCGGCGAGCATCGCGAGGTACTCGGCGCGGGCGAACCGGTAGCCGAACCGGACGGCGAGCGTGCGCTTGCCCGTCGCGGCGTCCTCCTCGCGGTCGCGGAGGTTGTTGACGACGAGGATGTTCGTCGACAGCGCGGCGATCGGAAGGCTCGCGACGAGCGCCGCGAGCGTCACGGTGCCGGCCGGGATGCCGACGGGGAACCATCCAGAAAGGAGCGCCGCCGTCTGGACGTAGTAGGTCCCCATCACCGCAATGACGCCGAAGAAGACGAACACGAAGAGGTCGCCGAGACCGTGGTAGCCGAGGGGGTACGGGCCGCCGGTGTAGGCGATTCCGGCCGCGACGGAGGCGAGCCCGATCACGAGGATCGGGACGCCGCCGACGGCGACGAGGTAGGTCCCCACGAGAATCGCGGCAGCGAAGGTGAGCCACATCGCCCGCTTCACCTCGTGGGGCTCGATGAGGCCGCTGGCGACGACGCGGGTGAACCCCTCGCGGTCGTCGGTGTCGGCGCCCTGGATCGCGTCGTAGTAGTCGTTCGCGAAGTTCGTGCCGACCTGGATCAGCGCCGCGCCGACGAGCGCCGCCAGCGCGGGAAGCGGGGCGAACACCCCGTCGGCAAGCGCCAGCCCGACGCCGACGATCACCGGTGCGGCCGCGGCAGGGAGCGTCTGGGGACGCGCGGCCATCACCCACGCCCGCCGGCGGGTCACCTCGGTACTCATTACCGCAAGTTGGTGCGTGGCGTCCCTTAAGCTTGCCATCGCGAATCGCCGCGACACCGCGCCGACGGCTCCTCGATCCAGGCCCGACCGGCTGCATCGATACTGGTCGCAGCCAGCGACGTAGCGATCGCGGCCAGCGACGTAGCGATCGCGGCGAACGATACCGAGTCGCGTACACCTATGCTCCGCCGCCGCGACCGGTCGCCATGGCCCGCGTTCCCTACGCCGAGGCGGCGGACGTGCCGGACGAGTACGAGGACCTCCTAGAGTCGTCGCTTCAGGGGAAACCGCTCCACGTGTACCAGTCGATCGGCAACAACCCCGAGGTGTTAGCGGGCCTCAGGTCGTTCCTCGGGTCGCTGTGGGCCGACAGCGGCCTCACCGAGCGGGAGCGCGAACTCGTCATCCTGGCGGTCGCGAGCGAGGTCGGAAACCGCTACGAGTGGCACCAGCACGTCAATATCGCCCGCGGCGTGGGGATCGACGACGACGAGATCGCGGCGCTCGGCCGCGGGGACACCGGGCCCTTCGGCGACGGGGAGACGACGCTGGTCGAGTACGCGCTCGCGGTCGTCCGCAGTGAGGTCGACGCGGTCGCCCACGACGAGATCTCGGCGCTGTACGACGACGAGACGATCGTCGGCATCGCCGCGACGGCCGAAGGGTACGACGCGCTCGGCGGGATGATCGACGCGTTCGATCTGGAACTGGAGCCGGGGACAGAGTTCCACGGGTGGGGCCCCCGATAACGACCGACAGGTTCGACAGGGACCGGCCCCTATCACGGGTATGACCGACACGGAGACCGCGACGGCGAACGGCGTCGCGGCCCGCTACGAGGAGACGGACGGCGAACGCCTGCTCACCTTCTCGCGGGACGGCCGCGAGGCGACCGTCGCGCAGAACGCCGAGGGGTACGCCATGCTGAAGGTCCGGTCCGGCCCCGACGGCGACGAATTAGAGCGGTACTACGGGTTCGACATGGCGCTTGACCACGCCGCCGAACTGCTCGGCGTCGACGTCCCCGACCTCCCGGTGCCGGACGCCGCAGCTGACATGGGGATGTAGCTGCGGCGGCGGACCGCCCGGCCGGCGCAGTCGGTGGTTTCTCGCGGTCGACGGCGCCGGCGGCGCCAACAACCAGCAATATGATCCGGCACCCGGAACGCGAGCCGAACTGCTTCGCCGACCCGTGAGGTCGGGTCGGAGACGCACGACGAGCCGTCAGGCGCCGTGAGGCGACGTTCAAGGACCGTGTGAACCCCACTCATTGACAAAATTAAATAACCATAGAACATCATAGCCGGAGTTGAATATTCTCCATAGCCATATCCCCTTATGAGTGGCACCGGTAGCAGGAGTCACGATGGAACGAAGACAATTCCTGCGCGGTACCGGCGCGGCGATCGGCGGCTCGCTCGTCGCCGGCTGCGTCGGGGGCGGGAGCGAATCCGGGACGGTGACGGTCGACTACGCGTACTACAACCCGGTCAGCCTCGTGTTGCGCGAGAAGGGCTGGCTCGAGGAGGCGTTCGCGGACACCGACACCGACGTCGAGTGGGTGTTGAGCCTCGGGAGCAACCAGGCGAACGAGTACGCCCAGAGCGGCGAAGCCGAGGTCTCCTCGACCGCCGGCATCGCGGCGCTGATGGCCCGCACGAACGGCGTGCCGATCACGACGCCGTACGTCTACTCGGAGCCAGAGTGGACCGCGCTCGTCACCTTCGAGGAGACCGGGATCGAGTCGGTCGCGGACCTGGAGGGGAAGCGGGTCGCCGCCACGCGCGGCACCGACCCGTACTTCTTCCTGCTCCAGGCGCTGGGCGACGCCGGGCTGAGCGAAGACGACGTCGAGGTCGTCAACCTCCAGCACCCGGAGGGACAGTCCGCGCTGGTCCGCGGCGACGTCGACGCGTGGGCCGGGCTCGACCCCCACATGGCGGAGCTGGAGCTCGAACACGACGGCGCGGAGCTGTTCTTCCGCGAGCCCCGGTACAACACCTACGGCTTCCTGAACTTCCTCGACGGGTTCCTTGCGGACCGCACCGAGGACGCGACGCGCGTCCTCGAGGCCTACGAGCGCGGCCGCGAGTGGGCCATCGCAAACCCCGAGGCGACTGCGGGGATCCTCGCCGACGCTTCCGAGATGTCGGCGCCGGTCGCGGAGCGCGTGTTCACCCAGCGGAACGACCTCTCCGAGCCGATCCCGGGCGAGCCGCACCGCGAACTCCTCTCCGACCTCTCACCAATCCTCGAACGCGAGGACCTCGTGACCGACGACGCGGACCCCGCCGGCAACGTCGACGAGCTGATCGACGCCGAGTTCGCGAGCGAGGTCGTCTGAGATGGCCGCCGACACCCGCCGGGAGTCGGACGTCTCCCGCGACTCCGACTCCGGCCGCGGGTCGACGGCGGGCGGGTCGGCCGGCGGCGCCGAGTCTCACGGGCTCGGCCCGGTTCCCCTCCCCGCCGCGAGGCGGTTCCGCCCCCTGCTCGGGCTGCTCGTCCCCGCCGCGCTCGTCGTCGTCTGGCACCTCTCCGTCGCGACTGGTGTCTTCGCGGCCCACCAGCTGCCGGCGCCGCTGCGGGTGGCGGAGACGCTGTACGGGCTGGCGGCGTCCGGCGAGCTGTGGGGTCACGTCGCGATCACGGTCCAGCGCGTCGTCCTCGGCGCCGGCCTTGGGATCGTCGTCGGCAGCCTGTTCGGGACCGCGACTGGGCTCTCCCGGACGGCGAGCGACCTGCTCGACCCCCTGCTCCAGAGCCTGAAGAACATCCCGTCGCTGGCGTGGGTGCCGCTGTTCCTGCTCTGGTTCGGCATCGGCGAGACCGCGAAGGTGCTGCTCATCGCGGTCGGCGCGTTCTTCCCGGTGTACCTCAACCTCTCGACCGGCATCGCCGCGGTCGACGAGGAGCTGCTGGAGGTCGCCGAGGTGTACGACCTCGGGCGCGTCGAGTCGCTGCGCCGGGTCGTGTTCCCGGCCGCGCTCCCCGACCTGCTCGTCGGGATCCGCGGCGGCGTCGGGCTGGCGTGGATGTTCGTGGTCGCCGCCGAGCTGATCGCGGCGAGCCAGGGGATCGGGTTCCTGCTCAGCGACGGGCGGACCCTCGCGCGGCCCGACATCATCGTGGGGTCGATCCTGCTGTTCGCCTTCCTCGGCAACTGCTCGGACGTCGCGGTGAAGGAGGTGAGAGACCGTGTCGTCGGACGCTGAGGCCGACGCCGCGACACCGACCCGCGAGGCCGACGAAGCCGACGCCGCGTCCGCCGAAGCAGATCCCGTCCTCGCGGTCGACGGTCTCCGGAAGCGGTACGACGACACGGTCGCGCTCGACGGCGTCGACCTCGCGGTCGCGGACGGCGAGTTCGTCGCCGTCGTCGGCCCCTCGGGCTGCGGCAAGTCGACGCTGCTCCGCGTGCTCTCCGGCCTCGAAGCCGAGTTCGACGGGCGTGTCGAGGTCGACGGGACGGACGTGCGCGACGGCGGCAGCGACGCCGTCGGGATGGTGTTCCAGGAGCCGCGGCTGCTCGACTGGGCGGACGTCCGCGAGAACATCGCGGTCGGGCTCCCGGGCGACGTCGACCCGGACGCTCCCGCGGCCCGCGAGCGCGTCGACGACCTTATCGAGACGGTCGGGCTCGACGGGTTCGCCGACAGCCGCCCGGACGAGCTCTCCGGGGGGATGGCGCAGCGCGTCGCGCTCGCGCGGGGGCTGGCGTACGACCCCTCGGTGCTGCTGCTCGACGAGCCGTTCTCGGCGCTCGACCGGCTGACGAAGGCGGACCAGCAGGACCACCTGCTCGACGTGTGGGAGGAACGCGGAACGACCGTCGTCCTCGTCACCCACGACGTCGAGGAGGCGGTCTACCTCGCGGACCGCGTCGTCGTCCTCGGCGGCCAACCCGGCACGGTGGCGTCCGTCGTCGACGTCGACATCGACCGCCCCCGCGAGCGCGCTGACGCCGAGCTCGTCGAGCTCCGGCGCGAGGTGACGGAGGCGCTCGGGCGGTAGCGGCGTGCGTGATCCGGCGGTAGCGGTGTCCGCGGTTCGGCGGTAACGGTGTCCGCGGTTCGGCGGTAACGGTGTCCGCAGTCCGCCCCGAGCGGCGGCAGCCCTCCGGCGGTGCGGATGGCTGCCACGCACCGCGCGCCGACCGTCGTCCGAACGAAACGAACGTCGATCCGACTTATTAACCCAGTTCCGGATCGGAATACGGGGTCGATCCTCGGTGTGTGTATAACCTGTTTAAGGTGTATGGATTCGGGCGCAGTCGTGCGGTTTTTCGCTCACCGTGCGCGGCCC is a window encoding:
- a CDS encoding DUF7111 family protein; the encoded protein is MTDTETATANGVAARYEETDGERLLTFSRDGREATVAQNAEGYAMLKVRSGPDGDELERYYGFDMALDHAAELLGVDVPDLPVPDAAADMGM
- a CDS encoding aliphatic sulfonate ABC transporter substrate-binding protein, whose protein sequence is MERRQFLRGTGAAIGGSLVAGCVGGGSESGTVTVDYAYYNPVSLVLREKGWLEEAFADTDTDVEWVLSLGSNQANEYAQSGEAEVSSTAGIAALMARTNGVPITTPYVYSEPEWTALVTFEETGIESVADLEGKRVAATRGTDPYFFLLQALGDAGLSEDDVEVVNLQHPEGQSALVRGDVDAWAGLDPHMAELELEHDGAELFFREPRYNTYGFLNFLDGFLADRTEDATRVLEAYERGREWAIANPEATAGILADASEMSAPVAERVFTQRNDLSEPIPGEPHRELLSDLSPILEREDLVTDDADPAGNVDELIDAEFASEVV
- a CDS encoding carboxymuconolactone decarboxylase family protein, which encodes MARVPYAEAADVPDEYEDLLESSLQGKPLHVYQSIGNNPEVLAGLRSFLGSLWADSGLTERERELVILAVASEVGNRYEWHQHVNIARGVGIDDDEIAALGRGDTGPFGDGETTLVEYALAVVRSEVDAVAHDEISALYDDETIVGIAATAEGYDALGGMIDAFDLELEPGTEFHGWGPR
- a CDS encoding DUF5799 family protein — its product is MSEWTDAIVGERMTVDNQFNERVAASRFSSQEWGLIMTATEFEIENADDPEAARVVADTSSLPAIMPELENLRSQMAGMGGAPGGDGAGDSGGSGGVVDSIKGALGLGGGGGSGGPSDEELEAAERLVQEYADELQAHLEEVGKWEQVRVAYQE
- a CDS encoding DUF7557 family protein — encoded protein: MPQIHLDEETVERLDALRVDDEEYDEIVSELISIYEAEELTLFRGSDVE
- a CDS encoding mandelate racemase/muconate lactonizing enzyme family protein, whose product is MIDDDPRGESPVRAMRHRSFALDLIRPLGTARGAIRRREGFLIAVERGSDGDSAGGDRGGAVGLGEATPLPGWTESREACAAALDGVGGQGGSESPLEVLDAASTPAARHGISLALADAAARDAGARLADRLADAAGVTATPADAVPVNATVGDGSPDETAAEARRAVDSGFDCLKLKVGARDVDADIERVRAVREAIGDAVSLRADANGAWDRETARRALDALAAFDLAYVEQPLPADDLDGLAALRERGPTDGAGGAVRIAVDESVAARGVDAVLDADAADAVVLKPMALGGPDRALAAALRAQRAGVDPVVTTTIDAVVARTAAVHVAAATPDVPPCGLATGSLLDEDLASDPCPIADGQIAVPTGPGLAGGAFEDLRRW
- a CDS encoding ABC transporter ATP-binding protein; the encoded protein is MSSDAEADAATPTREADEADAASAEADPVLAVDGLRKRYDDTVALDGVDLAVADGEFVAVVGPSGCGKSTLLRVLSGLEAEFDGRVEVDGTDVRDGGSDAVGMVFQEPRLLDWADVRENIAVGLPGDVDPDAPAARERVDDLIETVGLDGFADSRPDELSGGMAQRVALARGLAYDPSVLLLDEPFSALDRLTKADQQDHLLDVWEERGTTVVLVTHDVEEAVYLADRVVVLGGQPGTVASVVDVDIDRPRERADAELVELRREVTEALGR
- a CDS encoding ABC transporter permease, with translation MAADTRRESDVSRDSDSGRGSTAGGSAGGAESHGLGPVPLPAARRFRPLLGLLVPAALVVVWHLSVATGVFAAHQLPAPLRVAETLYGLAASGELWGHVAITVQRVVLGAGLGIVVGSLFGTATGLSRTASDLLDPLLQSLKNIPSLAWVPLFLLWFGIGETAKVLLIAVGAFFPVYLNLSTGIAAVDEELLEVAEVYDLGRVESLRRVVFPAALPDLLVGIRGGVGLAWMFVVAAELIAASQGIGFLLSDGRTLARPDIIVGSILLFAFLGNCSDVAVKEVRDRVVGR
- a CDS encoding 1,4-dihydroxy-2-naphthoate polyprenyltransferase; its protein translation is MSTEVTRRRAWVMAARPQTLPAAAAPVIVGVGLALADGVFAPLPALAALVGAALIQVGTNFANDYYDAIQGADTDDREGFTRVVASGLIEPHEVKRAMWLTFAAAILVGTYLVAVGGVPILVIGLASVAAGIAYTGGPYPLGYHGLGDLFVFVFFGVIAVMGTYYVQTAALLSGWFPVGIPAGTVTLAALVASLPIAALSTNILVVNNLRDREEDAATGKRTLAVRFGYRFARAEYLAMLAAAYLAPLWFVARGEGLATLLPLVTLPLAAAVARTVLTETSGEALNPALESTGKLLAAYAVAFAVGLAV